Proteins found in one Mustela lutreola isolate mMusLut2 chromosome 12, mMusLut2.pri, whole genome shotgun sequence genomic segment:
- the MRPL41 gene encoding large ribosomal subunit protein mL41, whose product MGLLSGAARALVRGADRVSRWTSKRGPRTFYKGRGAKGTGVRGRNGKFVQVQEMVPELVVPELAGFRLRPYVSYRAPAGPDAPLTAEQLFREAAAPAVEEDFRDGTLDPARLEKYGFEPAQDGRLFPLYPRNFPR is encoded by the coding sequence ATGGGCCTTCTGAGCGGGGCTGCTCGCGCGCTCGTGCGCGGCGCGGACCGCGTGAGCCGCTGGACCAGCAAGCGGGGCCCGCGCACCTTCTACAAGGGCCGCGGCGCCAAGGGCACCGGCGTCCGCGGCCGCAACGGGAAGTTCGTGCAGGTCCAGGAGATGGTCCCGGAGCTGGTGGTGCCCGAGCTGGCGGGCTTCCGGCTGCGGCCGTACGTGAGCTACCGCGCCCCCGCGGGCCCGGACGCGCCCCTGACGGCCGAGCAGCTGTTCCGGGAGGCCGCGGCCCCGGCCGTCGAGGAGGACTTCAGGGACGGCACGCTGGACCCGGCGCGGCTGGAGAAGTACGGCTTCGAGCCGGCGCAGGACGGCAGGCTCTTCCCGCTCTACCCCAGGAACTTCCCGCGCTAG